The proteins below are encoded in one region of Cololabis saira isolate AMF1-May2022 chromosome 21, fColSai1.1, whole genome shotgun sequence:
- the prrg2 gene encoding transmembrane gamma-carboxyglutamic acid protein 2, whose protein sequence is MWSNRFERWRFSPQLFPSGSVKTRDTGVSHEVSYCSHVCGVRRSFNGLVKHRLWTVSSAMAAVSAVWVAVLSLLPTARCAVTHGRSAGEPVFVDEPRAASFLSRSLLYNNWDFELVVSGNLERECLEELCSYEEAREIYEDDLKTQAFWKDYVNSQENTPRVDVSGLVAGIMAIVVSAVIATVLGIYFCSKKKNRRRPVHAPVRMAGDGRPGPEVVPLTNITAPPLPSYNDALNRSGMHDAPPPPYSGGAPSEPADPGDPGDPRDP, encoded by the exons ATGTGGTCCAACAGGTTTGAGAGGTGGCGTTTCTCACCGCAGCTCTTTCCATCCGGGAGTGTAAAAACTCGGGACACTGGAGTGTCACATGAAGTGAGTTATTGCTCCCATGTTTGTGGGGTCCGGAGGAGTTTTAACGGGTTGGTCAAGCATCGGTTGTGGACAG TTTCCTCTGCGATGGCAGCCGTGTCAGCTGTGTGGGTCGCCGTGCTGTCCCTGCTGCCGACGGCCCGTTGTGCTGTCACCCACGGGCGCTCCGCAG GTGAGCCGGTGTTTGTGGACGAGCCCCGGGCAGCATCCTTCCTGTCGCGCTCGCTGCTCTACAACAACTGGGACTTTGAGCTGGTGGTGTCTGGAAACCTGGAGAGGGAGTGTCTGGAGGAGCTGTGCAGCTACGAGGAGGCCCGGGAGATCTACGAGGACGACCTGAAGACG CAAGCATTTTGGAAAGATTATGTCAACAGTCAAG AAAACACCCCCAGAGTGGACGTGTCGGGGCTGGTGGCCGGGATCATGGCTATCGTGGTGTCGGCCGTCATCGCCACCGTGCTGGGAATCTACTTCTGCagcaagaagaaaaacaggAGGAGACCAGTTCA CGCTCCAGTGAGGATGGCGGGAGATGGACGTCCAGGCCCGGAGGTGGTGCCCCTAACTAATATCACTGCTCCACCGCTCCCCAGCTACAACGATGCACTAAACCGCAGTGGGATGCACGACGCCCCCCCGCCGCCGTATTCAGG GGGCGCGCCGTCAGAGCCTGCCGACCCCGGAGACCCTGGAGACCCACGAGACCCCTGA